The uncultured Subdoligranulum sp. genomic sequence GGAGCTGGTCAACGCCCAGGAGGATGCCGACGGCAACGTGCATCCTGTGGATCACCGCACCAACGTGTGGGCCTGGAAACATCCCCACAAGGCGGAGGGCACCGTCACCTACACCAAGCTGGAAGGCAGCGTGGTGCTGGACGATGTGGACTTCGGTTACACGCCGGAAAAGATGGTGCTGCACAACATCAGTCTGTGGGCGAAGCCCGGCCAGAAGATCGCCTTTGTGGGCGCCACCGGTGCCGGCAAGACCACCATCACCAACCTGATCAACCGCTTCTACGACATTGCGGACGGCAAGATCCGCTATGACGGCATCAACATCAACAAGATCAAGAAGGCCGATCTGCGGCGGAGCCTGGGCATGGTGCTGCAGGACACCCACCTGTTCACCGGCACCGTGATGGACAACATCCGCTACGGCAACCTGGAAGCCAGCGACGAGGAGTGCATGGCGGCGGCCAAGCTGGCCAACGCCGATGGATTCATCCGCCGCTTGCCCGACGGATACCAGACGATGCTCACCGGCGACGGTGCCAACCTGAGCCAGGGACAGCGGCAGCTGCTGGCCATTGCCCGCGCCGCCGTGGCGGACCCGCCGGCGCTGATCCTGGATGAAGCCACCTCCTCCATCGATACCCGCACCGAGAAACTGGTGCAGGACGGCATGGACGCCCTGATGACGGGACGCACCACCTTCGTGATTGCCCACCGTCTTTCCACCGTGCGCAACGCCGACTGCATCATGGTCATGGAACAGGGCCGCATCATCGAACGCGGTACCCATGACGAACTCATCGCCAAACACGGCAAGTATTACCAGCTGTATACCGGCAACTTTGCCGACCAACCGGCCTGAGCGTGTGTGTGTTCTTTTCTTGCAAGAAAAGAACCAAAAGAACTCTAATTAAAAATCTCCCGAGGGGGTTTCACCCCCTCGGGAGATTTTTGTTTGGAATTTCTTCGGTTCCTTCTTTGCAAAGAAGGAACACACACATCACTTGCCGGCCAGGAGGATGGCGAGGACGGCCTTTTCCACATGGAGGCGGTTTTCCGCCTCATCGAAGATCTCATTGGCGTGCTTCTCAAACACATCGGTGGCGATTTCCTCGCCGCGGCGGGCGGGCAGCGGATGCTGCACCATGCAATCCGGCTTGGCCAGGGCCATCCGGTCTGCATCCAGCGTGAACCCGGTGAAATCCCGGTACCGGCGGTCCCGCTCCCGCTCCATGCCCATGCTCACCCACACGTCGGTGAAGAGCACATCGGCGTCCCGGGCGGCCTCGTCGGGGTCATGGACCAGCTTAAAGGCATCGCCGTAGGCCTTGGCCTGCATCAGCACATCGGCCGACGGACGGTAGCCCTTGGGACAGGCCATGGTGACCTGCATGCCCACGGCCAGACACCCCACGATCAGGCTGTTGGCCATGTTGTAGCCATCCCCCACAAAACCCATGCGCAGCCCTTCCAGTTTGCCCTTGTACTCCCGCACCGTCATCAGGTCGGTGAGCACCTGCAAGGGATGGGCGTAGTCGGTCATGCCCGACACCACCGGCACACCGCTGTACTGGGCCAGGGCGTCCAGGTCGGTCTGCTTGTAGGTGCGGCAGACGATGGCGTCATAGTACCGTCCCAGCACCCGGGCGGTGTCCTGGATGGGCTCGCCCCGGGCGGTCTGCAGATCGTTGGCGCTTAAGTAAGTGCCCAGGCCCCCCATCTGGTAGATGCCCACCTCCAGGCTCGTGCGGGTGCGGGTGGAATGTTTGGCGAACATCAGCGCCACCGCCTTGCCCTGCAGATCCTTGGGGTCGATCCCCTGCTTGTGCAGCCGCTTGTACTCGTCGGCCACATCCAGGATGTGCAGGATCTCGGCGCGGCTCAGTCCGCCCAGTTTCAACAGATGTTTCATCACAGTTTCTCCAACACGGTGCGCAGGATGGCGAGGGCTTTGTCCACATCCTCCTGCGTGAGGATGAGCGGCGGCAGCAGCCGCAGCCGGGTCTTGGCGGTGAGCACCAACAGGCCCTGCTGCTCGCAGGCGGTGCGCACGGCGGCGGCACCGATGCCCTCCTCGAAGGCGATGCCCACCATCAGGCCGAGACCGCTCACGTCGGTGACGTGGGGCAGCTTTTTCAGTTCCGCCCGCAGATAGTCCGCCAGCGCACGGTCCCTGGCCAGCAGCTCGTCGGTGAGTTCGTCCATGACCACCAGGGCACCGGCACACACCACCGGGTTGCC encodes the following:
- the argF gene encoding ornithine carbamoyltransferase → MKHLLKLGGLSRAEILHILDVADEYKRLHKQGIDPKDLQGKAVALMFAKHSTRTRTSLEVGIYQMGGLGTYLSANDLQTARGEPIQDTARVLGRYYDAIVCRTYKQTDLDALAQYSGVPVVSGMTDYAHPLQVLTDLMTVREYKGKLEGLRMGFVGDGYNMANSLIVGCLAVGMQVTMACPKGYRPSADVLMQAKAYGDAFKLVHDPDEAARDADVLFTDVWVSMGMERERDRRYRDFTGFTLDADRMALAKPDCMVQHPLPARRGEEIATDVFEKHANEIFDEAENRLHVEKAVLAILLAGK